The following proteins are encoded in a genomic region of Reichenbachiella sp.:
- a CDS encoding GNAT family protein, whose translation MKCTTRDMIPTDAERVVDYFSKADAAYLKGMGADKSKLPAREEWIGAIQAELHKPFEDKQLYYVIWEVNGKAIGHSNINHITFGREAFMHLHIWDKANRKFGHGLELVKQSIPKYFELFQLQKLRCEPFAGNPAPVRLLEQVGFEFVKSYETVPSIVCFSQLVNSYEIKKDRFDELY comes from the coding sequence ATGAAATGTACCACCAGAGATATGATCCCAACAGATGCTGAGCGAGTAGTAGATTACTTCTCGAAGGCTGATGCGGCCTATCTCAAAGGCATGGGTGCAGACAAGAGTAAGTTGCCGGCTCGGGAGGAGTGGATAGGAGCTATTCAAGCGGAGCTGCACAAACCCTTTGAAGATAAACAGTTGTACTATGTGATTTGGGAAGTGAATGGAAAGGCCATTGGCCACTCTAATATCAACCACATCACTTTTGGCCGTGAGGCCTTTATGCATTTACACATTTGGGATAAGGCGAATCGAAAGTTCGGTCATGGGCTGGAGTTGGTCAAACAATCCATCCCAAAGTATTTCGAGCTTTTTCAATTACAAAAACTAAGATGTGAGCCATTCGCTGGTAATCCTGCGCCAGTTCGTTTGCTAGAGCAGGTGGGGTTTGAGTTTGTGAAATCATATGAGACAGTTCCAAGTATCGTATGCTTTTCTCAATTGGTCAATAGTTATGAAATAAAAAAGGATAGATTTGATGAACTATACTAG
- the rnhA gene encoding ribonuclease HI: protein MAQPSIIIYTDGSSRGNPGPGGYGTVLLAKGHRKELSEGFRKTTNNRMELLAVIKGLEALKVVNAEVLIYSDSKYVVDAVEKGWLWGWVKKGFKDKKNKDLWERFIPPYKRNKVTFKWVKGHAGIPENERCDELAVEAASGSNLPPDQAFENGINDF from the coding sequence ATGGCTCAACCTAGCATCATCATATATACCGACGGTTCATCCAGAGGCAATCCGGGTCCAGGAGGATATGGAACCGTCCTATTAGCCAAAGGCCACAGGAAAGAACTGTCCGAGGGGTTCCGTAAAACTACCAACAACCGCATGGAACTCCTGGCGGTGATCAAAGGCCTTGAAGCGCTGAAAGTAGTGAATGCCGAAGTGCTGATCTATTCTGATTCGAAATACGTGGTAGACGCTGTAGAAAAAGGCTGGCTGTGGGGCTGGGTGAAAAAAGGATTTAAAGACAAGAAAAACAAAGACTTGTGGGAGCGCTTTATTCCACCCTACAAGCGCAATAAAGTCACCTTCAAATGGGTGAAAGGCCATGCCGGCATTCCCGAAAACGAACGTTGCGACGAGCTAGCCGTAGAAGCTGCTTCAGGTTCTAATCTTCCTCCTGATCAGGCTTTTGAGAATGGGATTAATGATTTTTAA
- a CDS encoding MarC family protein, whose translation MQLEFTQILSVSLILFSVIDILGSIPIIINLRKKAGVIHSFRATFVAGVIMVIFLFLGDKILGLLGIDVGSFAIAGALIMFMIGMEMVLGIELFKSDEEESSSSSIVPIAFPLIAGPGTMTSLISLRAEFDLTNILMGILINLLLIYAVLKSSSWLEKKIGHAGFNIIRKVFGIILLAISIKLFKNGIAF comes from the coding sequence ATGCAACTCGAATTCACTCAAATTTTGTCTGTTTCACTGATTTTGTTTTCGGTGATTGACATCCTAGGGAGCATCCCTATCATTATCAACCTTCGAAAGAAGGCTGGAGTAATCCATAGTTTCAGAGCCACGTTTGTGGCTGGTGTGATCATGGTCATCTTCCTCTTTTTAGGAGATAAAATTTTAGGTCTTTTAGGTATCGATGTAGGTTCTTTCGCGATCGCAGGGGCATTGATCATGTTTATGATTGGTATGGAAATGGTTTTGGGCATTGAACTTTTCAAATCGGACGAAGAAGAGTCTAGCTCGTCTTCTATTGTGCCGATCGCCTTTCCTTTGATTGCTGGACCGGGTACGATGACGTCGCTGATATCGCTCCGTGCGGAATTTGATTTGACCAACATATTAATGGGTATTTTGATCAACTTGCTCTTGATCTATGCCGTGCTCAAGTCCTCCAGTTGGCTGGAAAAGAAAATTGGACATGCCGGCTTCAATATAATCCGTAAAGTTTTCGGCATTATTCTGTTGGCGATTTCGATCAAACTATTCAAGAACGGAATAGCTTTTTAG
- the aroQ gene encoding type II 3-dehydroquinate dehydratase produces MKILILNGPNLNLLGRREPEIYGHETFEDYFEHLKVKFTDVELEYLQTNHEGVMIDKIHEVGFDYDGIILNAGGYTHTSVALADAVKGVSTPVVEVHISNIMEREKFRHHSYLTPVCVAHYIGLGLDGYKEGIQYILNN; encoded by the coding sequence ATGAAAATACTCATTCTCAACGGACCAAATCTGAACCTGCTAGGCAGGCGCGAACCCGAAATTTACGGTCATGAAACTTTTGAAGATTACTTTGAACACCTCAAGGTGAAATTTACAGATGTAGAGCTGGAATACCTGCAAACCAATCACGAAGGAGTAATGATCGACAAAATCCATGAAGTGGGATTTGACTATGATGGCATTATTCTAAATGCCGGAGGCTACACCCATACCTCTGTTGCTTTGGCCGATGCGGTAAAGGGTGTGTCTACTCCGGTGGTTGAAGTTCATATTTCCAACATCATGGAACGCGAAAAATTCAGACATCACAGTTACCTGACGCCTGTATGTGTGGCGCATTATATCGGACTAGGCCTAGATGGATACAAAGAAGGCATCCAATACATTTTAAACAACTAA
- the xerD gene encoding site-specific tyrosine recombinase XerD — MSWKFYISQFKSYLQLERSLAPNSVEAYVQDIVKLEQFLILKENDHGPLKVKDSDIRDLLEYIHGLGMSAYSQARIVSGIKSFFKYLVFEGDLDKDPSELIEAPKLGRKLPDTLNVQEIDALFDAIDLSTPEGPRNKAMLETLYSSGLRVSELVNLQLNCVLEDIGFLRVIGKGNKERLVPIGREALKHLKIYVEQIRCHLDIKKGHEHIVFLNRRGAQLTRVMIFTIIKNLAIKIGLNKKISPHTFRHSFATHLIEGGADLRAVQEMLGHESITTTEIYTHLDRDYLKQIVRDYHPRS; from the coding sequence ATGTCCTGGAAATTCTACATCAGTCAATTCAAATCCTATCTACAGCTAGAACGCTCACTAGCTCCCAATTCTGTAGAGGCTTATGTACAGGATATCGTGAAGTTAGAGCAATTCCTTATTCTGAAAGAAAACGACCATGGCCCCCTAAAGGTCAAAGATTCAGATATCAGAGACCTATTAGAATACATTCATGGACTCGGCATGTCAGCCTATTCACAGGCTCGAATCGTATCAGGTATCAAATCATTCTTTAAGTACCTAGTGTTCGAAGGAGACTTAGACAAAGACCCTTCTGAACTGATTGAAGCACCCAAACTGGGACGCAAACTGCCCGACACACTCAATGTGCAAGAAATTGATGCCTTGTTCGATGCCATAGACCTCAGCACGCCAGAAGGTCCTCGAAACAAAGCCATGCTCGAAACACTGTACAGTTCGGGATTGCGGGTATCTGAGTTGGTCAATCTGCAGCTGAATTGTGTACTGGAAGACATTGGATTTTTGAGAGTGATTGGTAAAGGAAACAAAGAACGCTTGGTTCCGATTGGTCGGGAAGCACTGAAACACCTCAAGATTTATGTAGAGCAAATTCGCTGTCACCTCGACATCAAAAAAGGCCACGAGCATATCGTATTTCTCAATCGAAGAGGGGCACAATTGACCAGGGTGATGATTTTCACTATCATTAAAAATCTGGCGATTAAAATAGGTTTGAATAAAAAAATAAGCCCTCACACCTTCAGACACTCCTTTGCTACCCACCTGATCGAAGGTGGAGCTGACCTTAGAGCAGTACAAGAAATGCTAGGACATGAGTCTATCACCACCACAGAGATTTACACACACTTGGATCGGGATTATCTAAAACAGATCGTGAGAGACTATCACCCGAGGAGTTAA
- a CDS encoding carboxypeptidase regulatory-like domain-containing protein, with amino-acid sequence MSMYKKIIFIIVYLFLSVLLFVATASAQDDAASKPSNFKLNNYRRTKERADKYFDDLAYRKGIEVYKKAFEQLPTDDTLKVEIADGYYQIQEMDSAQRWYSEVIDRPELIVEDRHYINYAEALIYQGKYVEAKTWFEKFEANNPEDKRIKLRLDGLERQLTFYRDSIRFEVWNAPFNSEGYDFSPTFYQDGLIMVSSRRTANMTQFLKAKYDWDDTYFLNLFSVDSNNEVNEFNRRLKTSYHEGPVAFYENDTKVIFTRNSYEKGEVRVSNKKLRVQGSKVNESKSGEVNLKLFYSEIEENGKWSTPVELWFNDANISSGHPTVSRDGKRLYFASNREGGLGETDLYMCHWRNGVWGEPENLGDKINTEGSEMFPFISEDDILYFASNGHMGLGGLDLFEVDLKNEHAKPQNLGYPMNTASDDFGICVQSKGSDQYGYISSNRPGGKGLDDIYAFRYSQHRYIPGQVVDLVTGNPIENATVQVVSAVGDTIEQSITPQNGSFHFEYDMDHRFTVLAGKLDYSKDMSRFSPQQWPEGDTLVLRIMKDRLVVRGTITDEVRGDSLAQARVIVTNETTGEKFGIVTEADGAYSFLGHPNSTYSFMFKKYRYFSETDKLEIGDQHNGEIIFDRDLEKIIIGKPIGLNDIHFDLAKWDIRPDAAVELDKFTETLMENPSIIVELSTHTDSRGGDQYNFDLSDKRAKSSADYVAAHGVDHARILGQGYGESHLVNNCSNGIRCPESEHQKNRRAEFMITGFLPDALTEEEKKLLWIDADYISEHMSDEDRKEFVLVEQNSTGPTLLSGQVKDAMGNALKDAVVTMVVKGAHRATQVYTDEQGNFELRVNSHAIYKLIVQQDEFMDEGILVEIEDESIMDLSIQLVGRGDEEVNKEG; translated from the coding sequence ATGAGCATGTATAAAAAAATCATATTCATTATCGTATACCTTTTTTTATCAGTTTTACTTTTTGTGGCTACGGCATCGGCGCAGGATGATGCCGCATCCAAGCCAAGTAATTTTAAGCTAAACAACTATCGTAGAACTAAGGAGCGAGCGGACAAATACTTTGATGACCTAGCTTACCGAAAGGGAATTGAGGTTTACAAAAAGGCCTTCGAACAATTGCCAACTGATGATACACTCAAAGTCGAAATAGCAGATGGCTATTATCAAATTCAAGAAATGGATAGTGCCCAAAGGTGGTATTCCGAGGTTATCGATAGGCCCGAATTAATAGTTGAAGATAGGCATTATATCAATTACGCAGAAGCATTGATTTACCAGGGGAAGTATGTAGAAGCTAAAACTTGGTTCGAGAAGTTTGAGGCTAATAATCCTGAGGACAAGAGAATAAAGTTGAGATTGGATGGTCTGGAAAGGCAGCTTACTTTCTATAGAGACTCAATTCGTTTTGAAGTATGGAATGCACCTTTCAATTCTGAGGGCTACGATTTTAGTCCTACTTTTTATCAAGATGGCTTGATCATGGTCTCCTCGCGAAGAACGGCGAACATGACTCAGTTTCTGAAAGCTAAGTATGATTGGGATGACACCTACTTTTTAAACCTGTTCTCAGTCGACTCCAACAACGAGGTCAATGAGTTTAATAGAAGGCTAAAAACGAGTTATCACGAAGGGCCAGTAGCATTTTATGAGAACGACACCAAAGTGATATTTACTCGAAATAGTTATGAAAAAGGCGAGGTAAGGGTAAGCAACAAAAAACTACGTGTACAAGGCTCGAAAGTAAATGAAAGCAAAAGTGGAGAAGTAAACCTGAAGCTTTTCTATTCAGAGATTGAGGAGAACGGCAAATGGTCTACCCCTGTGGAGCTTTGGTTCAATGATGCCAATATCTCTTCAGGTCACCCAACGGTAAGTAGAGATGGGAAACGGCTCTATTTTGCTTCTAATAGAGAGGGAGGCCTAGGTGAAACGGACCTTTATATGTGTCATTGGAGAAATGGAGTATGGGGAGAACCTGAAAATTTAGGAGACAAAATCAATACCGAAGGATCAGAAATGTTCCCTTTCATTTCAGAAGATGATATTTTGTATTTTGCTTCCAATGGGCATATGGGACTCGGAGGTTTAGATTTATTTGAAGTTGATCTAAAAAATGAGCATGCTAAACCTCAAAATTTGGGTTATCCAATGAATACGGCTAGTGATGACTTTGGTATTTGTGTTCAGTCAAAAGGATCGGATCAATATGGGTACATTTCTTCCAATCGACCAGGTGGTAAAGGCTTAGATGATATTTATGCTTTCCGTTATTCTCAACACAGGTATATCCCTGGGCAAGTGGTGGATTTGGTTACGGGCAATCCTATAGAAAATGCAACGGTTCAGGTTGTATCCGCTGTAGGGGATACAATCGAACAATCTATTACGCCTCAAAACGGTTCATTCCATTTTGAATATGACATGGATCATCGATTTACTGTTCTGGCTGGGAAATTAGACTATTCAAAGGACATGAGTCGTTTCAGTCCTCAGCAATGGCCAGAAGGAGATACACTCGTGTTGAGAATTATGAAAGACCGTTTGGTGGTGAGAGGAACAATAACTGATGAGGTAAGAGGAGACTCTTTGGCACAAGCCAGAGTTATTGTAACCAACGAAACGACTGGTGAAAAATTTGGAATCGTAACGGAGGCAGACGGAGCTTATTCTTTCCTTGGTCACCCTAACAGTACTTATTCTTTTATGTTTAAGAAATATAGATATTTCTCCGAAACAGATAAGTTAGAGATAGGAGATCAACACAACGGTGAAATCATTTTTGATCGAGACTTGGAGAAAATCATTATAGGTAAGCCTATTGGATTGAATGATATTCATTTTGATTTGGCTAAGTGGGATATTAGACCTGATGCGGCTGTAGAGCTAGATAAATTCACTGAAACTTTAATGGAAAATCCTTCAATTATCGTTGAACTAAGCACGCATACCGATAGTAGAGGTGGAGATCAATACAATTTTGATTTGTCAGATAAGCGGGCTAAATCTTCTGCAGATTATGTGGCTGCCCATGGAGTGGACCATGCAAGAATCTTGGGGCAGGGATATGGAGAGTCACATTTGGTAAACAATTGTAGCAACGGTATAAGATGTCCAGAGTCAGAACATCAGAAAAACCGTAGAGCTGAATTTATGATAACCGGATTTTTGCCGGACGCACTTACCGAAGAAGAAAAGAAACTTTTGTGGATAGATGCAGATTACATCTCTGAGCATATGTCGGATGAAGATCGAAAAGAATTCGTGCTGGTTGAGCAAAATTCAACAGGACCTACGCTTCTTTCTGGCCAGGTGAAAGATGCTATGGGAAATGCATTGAAGGACGCTGTGGTTACTATGGTTGTCAAAGGCGCGCATCGAGCCACTCAGGTATACACGGATGAACAAGGAAATTTTGAATTGAGGGTAAATTCACATGCTATCTATAAACTGATAGTTCAACAGGATGAGTTCATGGACGAAGGGATTTTAGTGGAAATAGAAGATGAGTCGATCATGGACCTTTCGATTCAGCTAGTTGGAAGAGGGGATGAGGAAGTTAATAAGGAAGGGTAA
- a CDS encoding type IX secretion system membrane protein PorP/SprF — protein MKRIKLLLIVTSLLCLAGHTHAQQQVMFTQYMFNQLAINPAYAGIHEGISTSLLAREQWVGFDGAPSTQTFSIHSPIKYRSIALGAVLVRDKIGITDQFGAYFSYAYRIQLSDYSKLSFGLQASFNQYRVDYSENIYNDPNLANQGINDLSPNAGAGIMWHSDRFYLGFSVPQLFSNALYDGGEGAADPDAKLVRHYFVSGGYVFDLNPNLKLKPNILFKWVQGAPFEIDINANFLIKDIVWLGLSYRSLDSFDALFQLQITPQFQLGYSYDFLTTTDLSRVNSGSHEIMINYVFNLKSDKIVTPRYF, from the coding sequence ATGAAAAGAATAAAATTACTTCTAATCGTAACTAGCCTTTTGTGCTTAGCAGGACATACCCATGCGCAGCAACAAGTCATGTTTACACAATATATGTTCAATCAATTGGCTATTAACCCTGCTTATGCAGGTATTCATGAGGGGATTAGTACCAGTCTTTTAGCTCGTGAGCAATGGGTTGGGTTTGATGGAGCACCCAGTACACAGACTTTTTCCATTCATAGCCCAATCAAATACAGGTCTATAGCTTTAGGTGCTGTTTTGGTAAGAGATAAAATTGGTATTACTGATCAATTTGGTGCCTACTTTAGTTATGCCTATCGTATTCAACTTTCAGACTATAGCAAGCTTTCATTTGGCTTGCAAGCCAGTTTTAATCAGTATAGGGTAGACTATTCAGAGAATATTTACAATGATCCTAACCTGGCCAATCAAGGAATTAATGACTTGTCACCAAATGCGGGTGCAGGTATCATGTGGCATTCAGACAGGTTTTATCTTGGATTTTCAGTTCCTCAGTTGTTCAGCAATGCATTGTATGATGGCGGAGAGGGAGCTGCGGATCCTGATGCTAAATTGGTCAGACACTATTTCGTGAGTGGAGGATATGTATTTGATCTTAATCCTAACTTGAAATTAAAACCAAATATACTTTTCAAATGGGTGCAAGGTGCTCCGTTTGAGATCGATATAAATGCAAATTTTTTGATCAAAGACATCGTATGGCTGGGATTGTCTTATAGGTCTTTGGATAGTTTCGATGCCCTGTTCCAACTGCAGATTACACCTCAATTTCAACTAGGCTATTCTTACGATTTTCTAACCACTACAGACTTGAGCAGAGTAAATAGTGGTTCTCACGAAATCATGATCAATTATGTCTTCAATCTGAAGAGCGATAAAATTGTTACGCCAAGATATTTTTAA